One part of the Candidatus Acidiferrales bacterium genome encodes these proteins:
- a CDS encoding c-type cytochrome — translation MAKRTTRLLIVMVLLAGVGYLVLWVRQHGFSALEKPSRFEQFLARHARKIATPSGARELKNPYPATTENLASAREHFAEHCASCHGFDGRGNTVIGRNLYPKAPDMTDAQTQNLADGELYYIIHNGVRFTGMPAWGGEDSPEEIWNLVTFIRHLPGITPEEIQRMQEAAEAGSHAEKDKGSHTHQDRPGAKPHKH, via the coding sequence GTGGCAAAGAGGACAACGCGGTTGCTGATTGTGATGGTGCTGCTTGCCGGGGTGGGTTACCTGGTGCTGTGGGTTCGCCAGCATGGTTTCAGCGCTCTCGAAAAACCGTCGCGGTTCGAGCAATTCCTTGCCCGCCATGCCAGGAAGATTGCCACGCCATCCGGCGCCAGGGAATTGAAGAACCCTTACCCGGCAACCACGGAGAATCTCGCCTCAGCCAGAGAGCATTTTGCCGAGCATTGCGCCAGTTGCCACGGTTTCGACGGCCGCGGCAACACCGTCATCGGGCGCAACCTCTATCCCAAGGCCCCGGATATGACCGACGCGCAAACGCAGAATTTGGCCGACGGCGAACTCTATTACATCATCCACAACGGCGTGCGCTTTACGGGGATGCCTGCCTGGGGTGGAGAGGATAGCCCGGAAGAAATCTGGAATCTGGTCACTTTCATCCGTCACCTGCCGGGGATCACACCCGAGGAAATCCAGCGGATGCAAGAGGCGGCGGAAGCAGGCAGTCACGCCGAAAAGGACAAAGGTTCCCACACGCATCAAGACAGGCCAGGAGCGAAGCCGCACAAACACTAG
- a CDS encoding glutaredoxin family protein produces the protein MSQPGSAEVVLYTRPGCHLCEVVKAQLERLREAVVFSYREVNIDADPALRDEFNDQVPVVFINGRKAFKYRLDEKAFLKRIRSTARRNA, from the coding sequence ATGAGTCAACCAGGATCGGCTGAGGTTGTCCTCTACACCAGGCCGGGTTGTCACCTCTGTGAGGTGGTGAAAGCGCAACTGGAACGACTGCGCGAGGCGGTCGTGTTTTCCTACCGCGAGGTGAACATTGACGCTGATCCCGCTCTGCGGGACGAGTTCAACGATCAGGTCCCGGTCGTCTTCATCAACGGCCGAAAAGCGTTCAAGTACCGTCTCGACGAGAAGGCGTTCCTCAAAAGGATCCGTTCCACGGCCAGACGCAATGCGTGA